Within Acanthochromis polyacanthus isolate Apoly-LR-REF ecotype Palm Island chromosome 3, KAUST_Apoly_ChrSc, whole genome shotgun sequence, the genomic segment GTGACAGTAGATGGTGTGTGAGGGGTTTTACGATTGAGATTGTGTGCAGGCTTTACATACAGTAGCAatgaatgagggaaaaaaagacaattgtTTAGGGAGGAAGCTGGTTTCCAATCTGCACAGAGGTTAACATTTCACCTACGGGTGCTGCAACATGCTGCGTACCATTCTCTCTCACGCTGGCACGCAATCATTCAAACTTACAACGCTGGACAGTAAGAGTAAAGCCTTTCCGTCTGTTGCACAGGACAAAACAGCTGCTTGGTGTTTGAACTGAGCATCTCTTGTAACCTCTGTTACGTTGTCTGAGAGAAAATCCAGAGCGGAAGGCAAAATTTGTGGTTCTAAATCTGTCAGCTGAGCTCACGTGTGCTGTTGTGTGCATCCATCACAAATGAcgttacagtgccttgtgaaaatGGCACCgttaaaggaaaaacaacagacacTGACGCTTGTTTCCTGCTTGCAGGCATTTATATGGATGGCAATGAGAATCCTGACAGGCTCTAAGTCAAACAACTGTCCCTTTTATACAGTCGCACAGTATATTAAAGTTTGATTACAAAGACACTTGGGCAATCGTTGGATGCAAAATACCAGATGGTGCACAAGGCGGGATAAGTGGACTCAAACTATAGAGCTCCCTATGAAGtcaaagttaaaaacaaatccaaatgTTCGTCATTGAAAACTGAGTCAGTCTCCGCTGATGTGATTGACTTCCATTCCTCAGAACATTAATCCTCATTATTCAGGGAGGGAATTATCTTGGAAAACACTTAATGTATAATCCATGTCGGACCTCGACTACATATGTCTTCCTCAGATAAACTGTGATTAACAAGCCACCAGTGTCAAGACCGATTAGCCGTGTGAACAACTTTTAAGCAAGCATTAGAGGTACTACTATAATTTATTAATGAGAAATATCTTTAGCTATTGACAGAGCAAAACACATTTAAGCATCCTATTTAACAGCACCTTCAATCCAGTGTGATGCAATAGACAGACATGTTTaggacaaacaaaagaaaacaaattaaattagaAATTTTATCTTTCTGGATGTGGATGACATAATATCAAATATATAACTTAGAATCTGATATTGTTTACAATGTGGTTCTTGAGAACTGGAGCCATTTCTCATGTTAGTTGTATTCTGAGGAATGTGCcactctttcatttttttgtgttagttttgtgtCATGGAAATGTCCCTTAAGAACAGTAAAAGGATGCAAGTAAGTATGCAAGACTGGCTGTTTGGCTCCTTTACTGAAAGAGGGGAAATGTTAATGGATCCCAAGAGCAGAACAGGAATGCTGTGTCACTCCTTTACTCTCTGTGGTGGAATAGAAGCTATGCAGAGCTGGACACAGCCAGTTTCTTCAAGTGGTCCATGAAGACCTGTAAGCTGACGTCATCTGTAAGAATTGGAGCTCCTGTCTCCTACGAGAGGGATAAAGGGAGGATAAAACGGTGGTGAAGTCATTTACTCACTTTACAAACACATCTTTTCATGACATAACTCTGCTCCCCTGAACACTACAATGCAACAAACACGTTACCACCAAGATTAGCTTATGCAAGAGCTCGTTCTGTTGATAATCTCATtctcagacagacagagatgacACATACAACAGGTTACGGTTTAGCCCTTCCTTGTCTTGGGAAATAAGAGATTAATGCTATTTTCAGATTTCAATCTTTCCCACTTAGAACTTTAGGTTAGCTAATCCAAGACCTGTGTTTGCTGACAGTTTGATGTTAAATCTTCCCAGTTGTCAGCACTGATTGTTTTTCATCCACAGAACAGAAAATCCTGGGATTGTTACGTTTTTATTTGGATggaaggacagaaagagagCTTTCCCAAACCACAGCCCAGTGATACTGGATGAGaatgaaagcaaataaattCACTTCCAGAATATTTAGAAGGTATTCTGTAAGCATCATATTGTCACATATTTAAGTGTGGCATAGATTACTTTGGAGCTGTCCtgaaaatctacaaaataagcataatttattttcagtcaactaaaaacaaaatgttgctgTGTGAAGAATTTGACCTCGTTATTTCTAAGTATAAAggctaaaaaatataaaaagtaaatGGTACTGTACCTGTCCCCAGGCATAGaggttgttgtgggtctgtgATGGGTTGACCTTGGAGAGCAGGAATCGAGCTTGGGAGCCTCCGTGCTCTGTGTCGATGTAGCGTGGCATGGGGAAGCGTGTCTGTAGGATCTCTTGAGCATCGTCCAGTGGAGCCTGGAGCAGTAGCTTGAAGACCTCATGTTCTGCCATGTCCTGGTAACCTGCTTTTCGCCACTGGGCAATTGTCTAAGAATAAAGAGAAAATGCCTGCTGTGTCACTCCATGCAATGGTTTGCTTCAAGCAACAAACATCAAGCAACATTTATTGACTTGTTTTAGAGCATTcctttagcctagccgcgctagacaacccacggcaacgaatttaattctctgccagggtgggtctagttaccctccataaggctcgaggctggattctcctaaaactggccgacgaatcaccatgaagtgtagagtcagaaggcgggcataactaagtgacgacagaggtgcgacgattctgacagaaacaactggaaacaactagcctagccgcgctagacaacccacggcaacgaatttaattctctgccagtgtcgacaacaaaaacgacaacagtcgttgagctccattagcaccgactctgaataatctttctgttaacatgtctgtaatatacttgagcttcacccattgactgtataaataaggcttcaccgaactaccgcatcctctgatttccggcgctctaggagcctattcgttgtgctgattggttgtatacctacccaattgctgcagagtgatttgatagacaaccttttagcccgcctccctccctgtcgagcgtgcctagacccttgtgccttcagaacattggtctagcatggctaggctagcattcCTTGGTAGTGGTCTACTGTCTCACCTCTCCGTGGTAGATAACCAGCTGGAAGAAGGTGTCCATCAGGAGGATTCGATCTGGCAGGATACTGCTGCTGTCCAGGAGCACAGGCTGTGAACAATAAATAATCATCCAGGATACATTTTAGAACAATTTAGTGCTAAAAACACGAACTTTTGCAGATGCTTCAAGGAAGAAAGGCCCACTGCTACCAGTGGGATACACAGAACACTGATGTTGATGTGAAGAGTCTGAGGCTGACCTCTGGTGGTCCATAGAAGGAGTATGAATAGAGGATGGGCTGGATCATGATCAGGGACTGTGTCAGGTCCTGCCTGACAAAGTGGTGCCGATAATAGGATGACTCATCTGGGCTGTTGTTGAACACCTGCAGGAACGGTGACCGCCGCAGGTGGAACATAAACTGCAAGAGGGCAGGACATGAATAAATATTGTTGATGTTAgctacattttcatttactcAAAAACAATCAAAGGTATTTGAATAAGCAGACTATCAGAATATAAACGAGCAAAACTACCATAAttataattaatattttaatcaaattaatAAAGATTGCATAATTTCATTTAaagattttggttttacagaTATCCACATTTCCACTAGGGGTCAGGTTTACCTGTGGGTAGAGGGACAGAGACTCTGACAGTCTGAAGGATGTAGGATCATCTTTATTGAACTGGCCGAACTTTTGACACTGAAACAATGAGAGGGAAAAACATTGTTTAGACACTGAAAATACCACAGAATACACCTTATGTAACCCGTCATATCCTTCTGGAGTTACAATAGGTGAGAACAAAATGACGCTTGAACTATTTATGTCACACAATCCCAACAAAGCCAACTATGTATGGCATTGCGTACAGTGACGTGTGGGAGTAACACTCACCAGGCGGATGAGCTGCCTGTCAAGCCAACGCAGCACATCAGGTCCCTCCTCTGACTCCGCCCTGAAGACTCCCAGACGAGCCATAAGTACTGCAGCCGCCTCCTGGTCAAATGACGACTCGATGTGCTGAATCTGTGATTGGGCATCGGCCCAGCTAGAGTGGTTACAGAAAGaatgagggagggaggaggacaatagggtgaaaaaaaaacaaaaaacagagaggCACAGGTGAGTGTGGGTGTGGTGTGAATGACGCACATGCAAACAGGTCTCTGAAGGCGTTGTCGTAAATTGTAGGAATGCAAACATCCTTTCTGGAGACCAATATTGACTCTCGCTGTCACTTTCTTGGCTCAACGCaagattaaataaaacattgataCTTGAAAGCCCAAGAAAATATTCACGTCTGACAATCTtttcagcaaaagaaaaaatagtttGTTCAGTGTTACCCTGGTACGTTCTATAAGTACAATTTCAGGTGCAGTCTAGCTCGTTTTCAATCACTGAACATTGTGTACATCAACAATAAAACCAGAGTATTACTTTCTGGCGATGGTGGTGACCCGTATCCTCCTCTGTGTGTTGGAGTGCTGGTACTGGGCTACAAACTGGATCGCCCCTCGACCACCCTGAGGGACTGGTGCATTGTGCTACACgcaaaaaaaataaccacaaaacagTAGAACCAGTAAGATTACAGTTGACAATGATTCCTTTCTTGTATTTGCCAAATAAACGGTCtttaaatgcaagaaaaaacacacacaagaaacCATTGTCTGAGGAGTTTCAGTACACAAAGCCTTTATCCTCCACCACAATCATGCACTTGTTTGATGTGAGTGACAATTGTACTACCAGCGCACTGTAATTCTATGAGAGCTCAAAAGCAAAAATTCATGTTTTACCTGATTCAcgacttcaaaataaaagcccagaGTGGTGGAAGGGTTGATACTGCACACTTTCCACTGGCTTGTGCCACCAATTCCCATTTcctaaacaaaacacagaacataTTGCGTTGAAAGCCAGTAAATAATAGTTTACCTCAGGTTACCTCTCTTGTGACTAAAGAACTTTAATCTTTGAGTGTTAACTAGGGTAATGACTTACATTTTCTGAAACACAGGAACCCTTGGAGTTGAGTGAAACACATGGTCCAATGGCCCCACAAACCTTCAGCTCCCTCGTTGtctataaaaacagaagaagccATAAATTCAAGGTTTTCAACAGCTAATGACAGACTGGCAATTAATACCTACAAGATGACATTACAAGCTCCAGTACAGTGAGTAATTACACTTATTATGACTGCAGTGACGAAAACACTTCTTTACCTTGACCTCCAGGACGCCCCCAAAGGCCATGCGGAAGTCTCCATTGTTGTCTTTACTAAAGACTCTCTGGAAGGTTTGCTTGAACAGGGAGGTATTGAAGGAGTCTCCCATCACTATGTGTCCCctgaaatacagcaaaacagCACATTAAGATGCTTAATTATGCCTAAAACAGGGCAGACAAATACAGTACCACACcctcaaacaaataaaaagcaaatgctGACATACCCAGTGAGGTTAGATAAGCACTTCATCTCCAGCAGTCCAGTCTGGTCCAGAGCGCAGGCGTAGATATCAATACTGTGACCGTTTACTGCTGAACGGTTGGCCATGGCTTCATAGTACTGTGGAACACAAAAATCATGAAACACCGCATTAATGCCATATGAAAGGAACACAAATATATGTAAGAAATTAATCTGACTTTATCAGATGTTTATTTTAGGGGATAAAGTGGAGATTTGAGAACAGCAAAAGGTTAGATTTCACTCAAACACTCCTGCAAATACCAATATTTGTAGGAGGTACATGCATTTGCTCACCTTGGTGGCTTTCTTCAAATGGCGAGCGTTGTCCTTCTGGATGTCATGCCAGGAGCGGATGGGGGTTTTCAGCTCATctcccaccaccatgcctgGGCCCTGGGTGGGTGGTCCTCCAATAAAGAGCATCACACGGGCTCCTGTGTTGGGGAATGTACCCTGaggagaagagaaaaggaaTTAAGAATTCAGTTAGTTCAAGTACCGTTAGGCCCTGTGGTTACAAATCTACATTACAAGCTTGTTATTTGGCCACGTAACAAAGCAGTAGTGGCTTCTTTTCATCTTGTAAAGTAAGCACTTGATTTTGTAAAGTTAAAAGGACAAGCAGCTAATGAGATAATTTGGTAAACTGGTTCTCAAATTAGTTAGCGCAGAGAAGAGTGAAGCCTGTGGCATTTAAGAATCAGGATTAACCTTTAACGGtaagtgaaaaactgaaatgtgattTGATGGCACTGAGGAATTCTGTATCTTTTGCGCTCTTTATCCAGTTTatttgaaatagtttcattAAGACGAGCAATATGTATttaaaacagatgcaaaagGGCTAAAGTGTGGTTTaacaaagtgcataaagtgtaTAAAAGTCTGAAAGAGTGTTCAGAGAATcagcaaaaactaaaaagatAACAGTAGCAAAAGTCAAGTCTATAGTCCAAGAGTGTGGGAGAGTCCAAACACATGGAAATACTTGGAAATGGACCATGTAACCACAAGGCAGCAACAGTAAGCATTATATAGCAGGTTATCATATGATTGTAAATTCTAAGTCAGCAGTGATTCATTTATAAAAAGGGACACACTGCACTCACAGAGAACAATTAAACAAACAGGCCAGATGACAGTTGCgtcaaaaatgttcagtttttcttctaaatatgtaaatgactCATCCATCCAGTCAAACGCCTCTTGACAGGTCAGTGAATCTGGAGTCACTGAACGAACAAAATGTATTCTAACCAAGCCATATCTCCTATTGGCTAAAAGAGAGTACAGCGGGGGAATGATCTGTCTCACTATCAGTTATATAACCATACAGATTAGCAGGGGGACAGGAGTGAGGATACTGAtggtgaaggaaaggacagaaGGCAAACAGGAACCAGCCTTTGAACTAACAGCACATCGACTGTTCCTGCAGATGAGAATTATCAGACAGTGTGTGCCTTTTGGAACAGGGACATGTGGCACTACTGTCTTGGAGGGGCTGAAGTCTAGGTTACCATGACGCATTCTGACAGCTGATGATTCATCTGTGCACATTGTATTTATGTGCATCGCGTGTAAATGAGTAAATCTGTACCCAGTGATGCATTTTAACTCATGTGGGTAAGATTTATTGAACTGTATTTTCATTGTCAAACAGTAACAGAGTTTTTCGTACCTCCAGAAGACCGACGGCAACTGACAGTGCAACGCCGGTGGAGCGGAGCGGCCGTTTGCCCTGAGGGACAGGCCAGGGGTCGCTCTGAAGCTCTCCGAGCAAGTCTGTCAGATTCATATCGACTTTTTGCACAGGCTGAAGGAATCTGgatacaaagacaaacacatcttaagacaagaaaaaagcaaactgCTGGAGGCTCTTTTGCAGACAACTACCATTGATGGACAAGTGTTCATGTTTGCCTGTACCTGCAAGAGGCAGCAGCATCCTGAGGGGCCAAAGGACGGCCTTGCTGTCCAGAAGCTGCTGGCTTTGTTAAACCCAGCATctcctaaaagaaaaaaaacaacaacacacattaTTAAGTTGAGCTAGGTTGAGTTTTCAGGTTGGCTGCTTTGTTTAACAGGTTTAAAAACCACaaattcatttgtttgttttcttaatgTCAAGGCAAATGCCACAATCAGAGGTTTTCAAACTGTTTAAACAATTCTGTCTtcatttcccccccccccattctCGATAGTTTGCCCAGACCCACCTGGATCTGTTTGGAGGAGAGGTCCTTTGTGCCTCTGAACACGTAGCTCTTGGCAATCCCCTCACAGCTGAGCTCATGAACTTGGACCATGCGGCCAAACGTGATGAGACCCACCAGGGCGTTGGGTGGCAGCAGACTGAGTGACATCTGAAGGGATTCTTTGAGCGCCTGGAGGTCCTCCTCTTCCAAACATGTGTCTACCACATACAGGAAGATCAGAGGGGCTGTGGGTCCACGCTGTAAAGAGGCAAGACAGAATAGTTAAACACCGGCAATATCACAAGATTTATTCTTTCATgtctgcaaacagaaaaatatcctGCAACAAAGATGCGAAGAAGTGGCTGAATTATTGTTTGGTTTGCTGCTTCTATAACACTGGCACTAACAGATATACCACATGGTCATAAGAGGATCATGTTACTTCTGGAAACCGCATACATTATTTATGAAGTAACAGTTGTTATCCACGATACCAATCAGGTCCTTGGTGGTTGTAAAGCCAAGAATGTTGCTTTATGATTACAATTAGCAATGCTTTTTTCAGTCAACTGGATGATTTAACATATGCGAGCCCTGGCTGACTACACTTCTGTGACTAATAGACTTAATTAGGTGTCCTTTATTATAATTTTGAGCAACGTTTAAAGCTTGTCTCTCATTTAATAAAGTTATGCTTCATGGAACTTCAGTAAATGGAAACTCATCACAAAAAGTATAGCGATGTATCAAGATCGTAGGCTGACAGTGAAGTTGTACTTGGATCTAAGActgaataagaaaaataaatactcTCCACTTGCAAATGCTACCTTTGCACAGTACATCTCTGGTACTTCATGCACATGGCTGAGGTCTGAGTGCATACATGTATGGACTATTTACCTGTACTATGTACTCAATAGTAGAAAACTGTGGCATGAGTTCAGCTGGCTGGTTCACTTCTGATATGCCTGCATAAGAGGGaggaaactgcacaaacacacagaaacagaaacccACATTAACCACAATACTTAAAGAATGTAACTAGTTAATAACTTCCAGTTAGGTTAAAGCTGATGAAGGTTTTGGCAACAATTAGTGTCAAGTATCTGGACTAAACTAGAGCATGAATGTCAGTACTTACTGGGTTCCTCTGGAAGCAGAAGTTGCATGCCCATATTTTTGCTCTGAAGTCAACttgactgtaaaataaagattaaaaaaaaggtttgtaTCCAATTGTCAGAAGCAATGGTTGACCAATAATCAGCCCGGCTGATTACCAGACCCAAAATTATTTTCTACCCAATTCccaattaaatgaaatattttaaaatgcctTATTTTGGCTCTGATGTAACAGCTGACACTAGCAATGTTCTGTTGACCTCAGTACCTGATTGGTTGTACGTTATTAGAAAGAGCCAATCAACACGGGTATGAATGttgaaaagttattttaattaaacatatgtaaaacataaacaaaaaagacagatcAATGTTTTGTGTTGAAGCTTATGGTATTCTAAATGTTGACACCTACCATGTATTTAGATGCAATATTAATATACCTTTTACAAATATCAGATATCTCTTACTAACAATCTATATCAGCCAAATTATTAGTCTTTAAGTCAACGATCACCTCTAATTGTAATCTAAAGTGTGTGCAAGGAGTATTTGCTCTTCTCATGTACCACACCCAATACTTATAACACCTCAGCATTTGGAACTGCTGAGGTGTTCAGAAATATTCACACAAATTCAAATCCCTGCATTTGCTTACACCCTTATTTGCTTTTACAAAAGGTACACTACAGTGAAGAAATGACAAGAACAGGAGTGGCACTGGACATAAATGATTAAAGACTATGGATACGGGAATCAAGAAAGTAACGTTAtaccacaaataaaaacaaaaccccCAAATACTTGGTTTCTGGTTATAAACAcctaaagaaaaacatttcaaatatgCATACAAGCCTATGCACTTATTTTATGTGAAACTCACCATAGTGGGTTGAGGACTGCCTTGCAGTTAGCCCGGCTACACAGAACTGGCTCGTACTGCACTGGTGGCAGGTCAGGTCTCTCCTTGAGTGGTGTGAAAAGGCAGGAGACAGGGACCACTAGCCTGGTGGCTTCCAGCCGGCTGGAAGGCCAGAGGTTCCAGCTGAACCTCACCCCATCCCTGCCTTCATTCTGTTGGATGAACTCCTGGTAGGTCGTCATCACTGAGCTTGAGCAAAAAAAGAGCCCAATACACCACGGTGAGATTTGTCAGTCCAATGAAAGAACTAAATAAAATCACTGTGACACTTGCAGTCCAAACTCTGCCACTCCAAACTTCCCACTGTTCTGTTTCTCTTCTGTCTACCTTTGCTATCTCCTGCAGTGAACACTTGCTATTTATACAGGTGAGCCTTTCTCTGCTATGCTAAAATGGAATCTTCGAAAGCATGACGCACAAATGTTTCATCAGGAAACCTGACTAGCGTGTTTTCATGAGGAGGAGTACAATGCAGATGAACCCCAGAGGCATGTTTACGCTTCACCCTTATTGACATGCGTCCCTGGAACATCAATGACTTTGCAAAGAATCACTAGGAATTTTGTTGTAGCAACTGCATACTTGTTCTCTTTCTCACTGCTATTAGAGGATATCAATTAGAAGATAATAATTACTAAAGctagaaaaaatggaaaatgataGACAGTTAGTTTGACACAACATTTCCAGagtaaaatatgtttaaaaaaaacgatTGTCAGCCAGGAAACTGTAACAAGTGCAactcttgatttttttcatatcatctaaaaataaacagtttttttcctaAGTTACTCAAGCAATTGTCAAGTCTGTGTGATGTCAGAACCTGGATTACATAAAACAGGCATGTTTAACCTTGCAAATCATAGAGACATCTCCACATCACTTGTTCAGTCTGATCGACAGTTCACAGTCCAAAGATaatgagagaaaagaagaaggcAGTAAATTCTCTAAACCTGGAAGCTGACACTGACAAATATTTGCcatgttttacatatttgttttgaaaaagatttttttt encodes:
- the sec23b gene encoding protein transport protein Sec23B, which encodes MTTYQEFIQQNEGRDGVRFSWNLWPSSRLEATRLVVPVSCLFTPLKERPDLPPVQYEPVLCSRANCKAVLNPLCQVDFRAKIWACNFCFQRNPFPPSYAGISEVNQPAELMPQFSTIEYIVQRGPTAPLIFLYVVDTCLEEEDLQALKESLQMSLSLLPPNALVGLITFGRMVQVHELSCEGIAKSYVFRGTKDLSSKQIQEMLGLTKPAASGQQGRPLAPQDAAASCRFLQPVQKVDMNLTDLLGELQSDPWPVPQGKRPLRSTGVALSVAVGLLEGTFPNTGARVMLFIGGPPTQGPGMVVGDELKTPIRSWHDIQKDNARHLKKATKYYEAMANRSAVNGHSIDIYACALDQTGLLEMKCLSNLTGGHIVMGDSFNTSLFKQTFQRVFSKDNNGDFRMAFGGVLEVKTTRELKVCGAIGPCVSLNSKGSCVSENEMGIGGTSQWKVCSINPSTTLGFYFEVVNQHNAPVPQGGRGAIQFVAQYQHSNTQRRIRVTTIARNWADAQSQIQHIESSFDQEAAAVLMARLGVFRAESEEGPDVLRWLDRQLIRLCQKFGQFNKDDPTSFRLSESLSLYPQFMFHLRRSPFLQVFNNSPDESSYYRHHFVRQDLTQSLIMIQPILYSYSFYGPPEPVLLDSSSILPDRILLMDTFFQLVIYHGETIAQWRKAGYQDMAEHEVFKLLLQAPLDDAQEILQTRFPMPRYIDTEHGGSQARFLLSKVNPSQTHNNLYAWGQETGAPILTDDVSLQVFMDHLKKLAVSSSA